In the genome of Magnolia sinica isolate HGM2019 chromosome 2, MsV1, whole genome shotgun sequence, one region contains:
- the LOC131237484 gene encoding protein NRT1/ PTR FAMILY 5.10-like, whose translation MDGSQISPLLSGLDDHQYEVDQAVESRPTGGWRSAIYIIGVEVAERFAFNGISGNLIMYLTVVLNESTVSAAKNVNIWSGVSTLLPLLGAFIADSYLGRYRTILISSLIYLLGLSLITISVARVIPPEFREMLFFVSLYMVGMGLGGHKPCLQAFGADQFDKDSAEGRRAKNSFFNWWYFGISSGASVAMLTVIYIQDNLGWAIGFGIPTIAMAFALLLFLFGSNTYTYLIPSGQSPLTQVAKVIVAAARKWHLPSRKDYRDGGRCVPVAKEVSPGTNQFKFLDKAAIVDDLDSSCCPNSWRLCTPAQVEEVKHIMRLVPIWSCCLMFAAVYAQPGTFFTKQCSTTNRKIFSSFEVSPASLVVFINLTAIAFVPVYDGILVPIARRLTGIPSGITMLQRIGIGMLFSVTSMVVAALVEMRRLGIAREYAPFDHPNATIPMSFWWLLPQYIICGLADLFTVVGLQEFFYDQMPHGMRSIGAAAFLSIFGIGNFLSSFIISLVQGLRPEWLTNDLNNSHLHYYYWLLAGLSVFCLCFYICSAKSFVYRQTYHGLP comes from the exons ATGGATGGCTCACAAATATCTCCTCTGCTAAGTGGTCTCGATGATCATCAATATGAAGTGGACCAAGCGGTGGAAAGCCGGCCCACTGGAGGATGGAGATCTGCCATTTACATAATCG GGGTCGAAGTTGCTGAGAGATTCGCATTCAATGGCATCTCAGGAAATCTGATCATGTATCTCACCGTTGTCCTGAACGAGTCGACTGTGTCTGCAGCGAAGAATGTGAACATTTGGAGCGGTGTATCAACCCTACTTCCGTTGCTTGGAGCGTTCATCGCCGACTCCTATTTGGGCCGCTACCGGACCATACTCATTTCGTCGCTGATTTATCTCCTG GGACTTTCCTTGATAACTATATCAGTGGCGAGGGTGATTCCTCCTGAATTTCGAGAAATGCTCTTTTTCGTTTCACTGTATATGGTTGGCATGGGACTAGGAGGACATAAACCATGCCTGCAAGCATTCGGAGCTGATCAATTCGATAAAGATAGCGCAGAAGGGAGACGGGCCAAGAATTCGTTCTTCAATTGGTGGTATTTTGGGATAAGCAGCGGTGCTAGTGTGGCAATGCTTACTGTAATTTATATTCAAGACAATCTGGGATGGGCCATTGGCTTCGGGATTCCCACCATTGCTATGGCGTTTGCACTTTTACTCTTTCTCTTTGGATCGAACACATACACCTATCTAATACCAAGCGGACAGAGCCCATTGACTCAAGTTGCCAAGGTCATTGTTGCCGCAGCTCGTAAGTGGCATCTTCCATCAAGAAAAGATTATCGAGATGGTGGCCGATGTGTTCCTGTGGCTAAGGAAGTTAGTCCTGGGACCAATCAATTCAA ATTCTTGGACAAGGCTGCCATTGTAGATGACTTGGATTCATCTTGTTGTCCAAATAGCTGGAGGTTATGTACCCCAGCACAAGTCGAAGAAGTGAAACATATCATGCGCCTAGTCCCCATCTGGTCTTGTTGCTTGATGTTCGCAGCTGTGTATGCACAACCTGGCACATTTTTCACCAAACAGTGTAGCACCACAAACAGGAAGATCTTCTCATCCTTTGAGGTGTCTCCTGCATCCCTAGTAGTTTTTATAAACCTAACAGCTATTGCATTTGTCCCTGTCTACGATGGAATCCTAGTGCCAATCGCAAGAAGACTTACTGGAATCCCCTCCGGCATAACGATGCTCCAAAGGATTGGAATCGGGATGCTTTTCTCAGTGACTTCCATGGTTGTAGCAGCATTGGTAGAGATGAGAAGACTTGGAATTGCTAGAGAATACGCGCCATTCGATCACCCAAATGCGACCATTCCTATGAGCTTTTGGTGGTTGCTACCACAGTACATTATTTGCGGACTCGCGGACCTGTTTACGGTGGTGGGCTTGCAGGAATTTTTCTATGATCAGATGCCGCATGGGATGCGGAGCATCGGAGCTGCAGCTTTTCTTAGCATCTTTGGCATCGGAAATTTCCTGAGCAGTTTTATCATTTCGTTGGTCCAAGGTCTAAGACCAGAGTGGTTAACCAACGATCTTAACAATTCACATTTACATTACTACTATTGGCTTCTTGCAGGTTTGAGTgttttttgtttatgtttttatATTTGTTCAGCCAAGAGCTTTGTTTACAGGCAAACCTACCATGGCCTTCCATAG